A stretch of DNA from Sander lucioperca isolate FBNREF2018 chromosome 8, SLUC_FBN_1.2, whole genome shotgun sequence:
cctacacaaccttatttaacagtaatttagtattactgcgaaccgtcacaggaagtgcttttattttgaagtatgctacacggaagttatctgttgtgtagcctactcttgctagcttactgagatgaggctcaagttgttcactttcttgtttaaaaaactgcaacatattgaacagttcacagtaaaagacaagcatTTTTGGTTGTCATTCGAAACCATTCCACTagaggcagagttactctccacgactgataaaatgcaatgatatttacgtgtagcaagcctcaacattaattcccgacatgtttatatctgtcagccgctgacgtaccgtcacctgttgggacatacttgctgtccgtaccgtctctggttctggccacgggaacagaaacaggacagctcacttcaatgcagcgtaataactcctgaaaataatatccatctcgcaaatgtatttgtctctgcagtcatctcaaccatcgaatacagcgacaggaaaataatacggctttttttttttcctgtgaagatgtgtcgcggtgttggtgaattcttaaaaaaaccaatgcaccactaaatattgcgttaaaatgcgttgtaactcgcgttactgagattgtaacgagtataatattaccagaatttaattagtaatgcgttatattactgcgttacagcaaaaaggaatacattactgtaattgcgttacttttgtaacgcgttactcccaacactgatgaGCAACAGTCGACAAAACCATCTCCTCTATGTGTGTGAATTGTTCTGTGATGTGTTGAGCTgctaaagaaatacaaaaaagttATTAACATAAAAGGTTGAGTAACTCACAGTCATTTAAGAAAGTAGGTCCATAGTCGTCCTTCACATCCTGAGGCAATCTGTCCCAGAGCTTCCTCAGGTTATTTTGCATCCCCACTACGTCAGTCACATTTGTTTTGAAGAAGCCCGGCTCAATGCATGCAACCTTGATACCAAATGGTGCCATGTTTAAACTGAAAGATAAATTAGGTTTGCTGTTAGTCAAGAAGACACGTGTGAGAATAACAACGTGTGTACAGCATGAAAAAGGTTACATCTCCTCTCACCGCAGACTGTCGTTGAAGGACTCCACTCCGTACTTGGACACGCAGTACGGTCCGCCGAACGGGGTGACTCGCCCAAACACACTGGCAACGTTCACCACTCTGCCTCTGGCCTTCTTGATGAGAGGGAGGACGCTCAGTGTTACGTCGATTACACCGCACAGATTGACAGCTATCATGTCCTTGTAGTCGTCTATATTGAGCCAGTCAGTGGGACCAGACGGCAGAGCGACTCCAGCATTGTTCACCACGGCCCACAGGCCTGAAGCAACACAACAAGATAATAAACGCAAGGAGATGAGTACCCACTTGCATGGCATCACCTACAAGTGAAATAACTGCCTAATTCCCAAAACTTGAGTTAGAAGAATACTTTGACACTATGGGAAATACGGTTTTTGTTACCCCCTTTCTTGCAGAGCGTTACATGAGAATAAGAATTTATACCACTCATGTACGTACAGTAAATAtgtagctacagccagcagccggttagcttagcataaaaacatAGGCCTGGTTCTTTCGAAAAGTAACACAATCCACTATGAAGTTACTATGCCTGGCAAAGAAATAGTCCAGTTTTTGTACTGATTAAACAAAACGAGATAAAGTGTGTTAGTtactgagctttagaggtgctggtaggtggattgtATCACCTTTAACAGAACCAGGATAGCCGTTTCCCCttttttccagtctttatgctaagctaactagctgctggctgtagcttcatgttgacggacagacatgagagtggtatcaatcttctcatctaactgttgtcaagaaagtgaacaagtgcatttcttaaaacattgaactgtttttttaaagttggaACATTTTCTTTAAGATACATTATCAGCACTGCCCAgttttaaacataaacattaataTTGTTGATTCACCTTACATCCTACTAATGCTGCAAAATCTGAGACATAAACATAATACCCGTCCGTGAGATAAAAGAAACATCATTAAATGTGACACTATAAAATGAGCATCTCAAAGCCACTCACCCTTCTGTCCAACCAGAGTCTTGATGAGAGCTGCCGTTTCGCTGACACTCTTGGAGTCGGTGACATCCAGGTGAAAGGTTCTCAGTCTGTCGGAGGCGTTCTCCTTCAGCTCATCCTCACCCTTCTCAGTGTAACAGCATGCAATTACATTGAAGCCCAGCTTGTCTAGGTGTCTCGCGAGGAGATTGCCAAACCCACTGTCACAGCCAGTAATGTACACATATTTATCTTCCTTGTTGGACACTCTTCTGCTGCCCTTATACCAGCGATAGGCGAACCAGGGAGCCACTAGTCCAAGGATATACAAGTACATTTTTTCTAAAGAAAAAGACTGTCAGAGTTTAATCCAAAAAACTCACATTCATAATGTTATACTGgctacaaatgaaaaaaaataacaaaacactgACATGTCACAATTTGAAATAATTGTGATAAATGGATActccttattttatttatattgagCTCAGTTGCACCTGCATTTTAGcatacagttgacaaaacaatctcttGACAAggtccatttagctgcttttcTAGAGCTTTCAACAATCAAACACATTCTTCTTCAGCCGATGGAGTTTGCCTAATCGATCGTTACAGAATCTGAGACTGAGATTTTAATCTTAAACTTTAAAACATGGGTGATAAGTCTACAAAGCAGTcagatgtaaatgtaaatgacaTAAATGTAAATATCTTCAATTGTATGACAATTTTACATCAGCTGAAAAAGATTGTGTGATATGAccaaaagctccagaacagctggTAATATTGCAATGTAAGCTACAGCTACTTCTCGGGGAGAATTCACTTATTCTTATGTGTCtgatgtggtctacatatgaaaaAACTGTGAAATCCCCCTCTATTGCACTTTcccaaatagaataaagctttcacaaatctgaaactgtgtttttaagaatctttagcctctctgggataatttggtccagatttgacaagtctaggaatagtggttttggatctggacctggtcttatgtggtctacatatgaaaaAGAACAGGGAAATCctcctttattgcattttcacaaatataataaagttttcacaaatctgaaactgtgtttttaagaatcTTTAGCCTCTCTAGGATAATTTAGttcagatttgacaagtctgggtacagtggttttggatctggacctggtccaat
This window harbors:
- the LOC116048880 gene encoding retinol dehydrogenase 7-like isoform X1 is translated as MRHLMYSLSAQKMYLYILGLVAPWFAYRWYKGSRRVSNKEDKYVYITGCDSGFGNLLARHLDKLGFNVIACCYTEKGEDELKENASDRLRTFHLDVTDSKSVSETAALIKTLVGQKGLWAVVNNAGVALPSGPTDWLNIDDYKDMIAVNLCGVIDVTLSVLPLIKKARGRVVNVASVFGRVTPFGGPYCVSKYGVESFNDSLRLNMAPFGIKVACIEPGFFKTNVTDVVGMQNNLRKLWDRLPQDVKDDYGPTFLNDSFETLTQRFRMLTDSNLMKVVSCMEHAISAVHPRTRYSAGWDAKFFWLPVSYMPTCISDRLFRKITLL
- the LOC116048880 gene encoding retinol dehydrogenase 7-like isoform X2, translating into MYLYILGLVAPWFAYRWYKGSRRVSNKEDKYVYITGCDSGFGNLLARHLDKLGFNVIACCYTEKGEDELKENASDRLRTFHLDVTDSKSVSETAALIKTLVGQKGLWAVVNNAGVALPSGPTDWLNIDDYKDMIAVNLCGVIDVTLSVLPLIKKARGRVVNVASVFGRVTPFGGPYCVSKYGVESFNDSLRLNMAPFGIKVACIEPGFFKTNVTDVVGMQNNLRKLWDRLPQDVKDDYGPTFLNDSFETLTQRFRMLTDSNLMKVVSCMEHAISAVHPRTRYSAGWDAKFFWLPVSYMPTCISDRLFRKITLL